The Vigna unguiculata cultivar IT97K-499-35 chromosome 6, ASM411807v1, whole genome shotgun sequence genome contains a region encoding:
- the LOC114187329 gene encoding GDSL esterase/lipase At1g29670-like, producing MACETNTWLVMFFLFLAANCMQHCVLGVSQVPCLFIYGDSMSDSGNNNELPTTFKSNYRPYGVDFPLGPTGRFINGRTEIDIIAQFLGFESFIPPFANTSGSDILKGVNYASGGAGIRVETGSHAGGSISLRSQLANHRVIVSEIATRLGSPDLAQQYLEKCLYYVNIGSNDYMANYFLPQFYPTSSIYTIEQYTEALIEELSLHLQALHEVGARKYAIAGLGLLGCIPGIMASYGTNESCVEEQNAAAFHFNNKLKALVDGLNDAFSADSKFIFMDTQALAIYLREQQRFEVPEAPCCQPGLSGLCIPDETPCNDRNAYVFWDAFHPSEAWNLLNAITNYNSTSTSAFTYPMDIEHLVDYEIKMELELTNHSTSRLSATE from the exons ATGGCTTGTGAAACCAATACATGGTtggttatgttttttcttttcttggcTGCAAACTGCATGCAACACTGTGTTCTTGGGGTGTCCCAAGTGCCATGTCTTTTTATCTACGGGGATTCCATGTCTGACAGTGGAAACAACAATGAACTTCCAACCACTTTCAAATCTAATTACAGACCTTATGGGGTGGACTTTCCATTAGGACCAACTGGAAGATTTATCAATGGCCGAACAGAAATTGACATAATTG CTCAGTTTCTGGGATTTGAGAGTTTCATACCACCCTTTGCAAACACTAGCGGATCAGACATACTCAAGGGTGTGAACTATGCATCAGGTGGAGCTGGAATACGCGTTGAAACCGGCTCGCATGCG GGTGGGTCTATCAGCCTGAGATCACAGCTAGCAAATCACAGAGTCATAGTTTCTGAAATTGCTACCAGACTCGGAAGTCCTGACTTGGCTCAACAATACCTTGAAAAATGCTTGTATTATGTGAACATAGGTAGCAATGATTACATGGCCAATTACTTCCTTCCCCAGTTCTACCCAACAAGCAGCATCTATACTATTGAGCAATATACAGAAGCTCTGATCGAAGAGTTATCTCTGCATTTACAG GCTTTGCATGAAGTTGGAGCGAGAAAGTATGCGATTGCAGGGTTGGGTCTTTTAGGATGCATTCCTGGTATCATGGCTTCTTATGGGACAAATGAATCTTGTGTTGAAGAGCAGAACGCTGCAGCATTCCATTTTAATAACAAGCTTAAAGCTCTGGTGGATGGACTCAATGACGCATTCTCTGCTGATTCCAAGTTCATCTTTATGGACACTCAAGCATTGGCCATTTACCTTCGCGAACAACAAC GTTTCGAGGTTCCAGAAGCTCCTTGCTGCCAACCAGGGTTATCGGGGCTGTGTATTCCTGATGAAACGCCGTGCAATGATAGGAACGCTTATGTGTTTTGGGATGCATTCCACCCCTCTGAGGCATGGAACCTACTCAATgcaataacaaattataattctaCCTCTACTTCAGCCTTCACTTATCCAATGGACATCGAGCACCTTGTTGACtatgaaattaaaatggaaTTGGAACTCACTAATCACTCCACTTCACGACTTAGTGCCACTGAATAA